The following coding sequences lie in one Cyanobacteria bacterium QS_8_64_29 genomic window:
- a CDS encoding aspartate 1-decarboxylase yields MQRTLLLAKIHDCTLTAANLDYRGSISIDRALLQATGIQPNEQVQVLNCNNGARLLTYAIPAAAESGAVELNGAAARWGTVGDRLLVMAYAQFSPEELERHAPTVAFVDERNRLAQLERGESWNASAAASFSP; encoded by the coding sequence ATGCAACGCACCCTGCTGCTTGCCAAAATTCACGACTGCACCCTAACCGCTGCCAATCTGGATTACCGGGGCAGCATCAGCATCGATCGAGCGTTGCTGCAAGCCACGGGCATCCAGCCCAACGAGCAAGTGCAGGTATTGAACTGCAACAACGGCGCGCGCTTGCTAACCTACGCCATTCCGGCCGCCGCCGAATCGGGTGCGGTCGAACTCAACGGGGCCGCTGCCCGCTGGGGCACGGTGGGTGATCGCTTGCTGGTGATGGCCTACGCGCAGTTTAGCCCCGAAGAGCTCGAGCGCCATGCCCCCACCGTGGCGTTTGTGGACGAGCGCAACCGGCTCGCCCAACTCGAGCGCGGCGAGTCCTGGAATGCGTCAGCAGCAGCTTCGTTTTCCCCTTAA